A section of the Elizabethkingia anophelis R26 genome encodes:
- a CDS encoding (Fe-S)-binding protein, with product MKVGLFVPCYVDIMYPKVGIATYSLLKKLGVDVSYPTGQTCCGQPMANSGYQHLTCDTDKNFIRQFKDYDAVVAPSGSCVLHIKEHLKGDGKENENIAIRIRENIYELTEFLTDILKVENLEASFPHKVGFHQSCHGQRGLKLSSMSELTAPYFSKPEQLLNQVKGIELIELDKQDECCGFGGTFCVAEEAVSSKMGKDRVDDHIKHGAEYIAACDMSCLMHLEGILKREKSTVKVMHIAEILNN from the coding sequence ATGAAAGTTGGATTATTCGTGCCATGTTATGTAGATATAATGTATCCTAAAGTTGGGATAGCAACTTATTCTCTATTAAAAAAGCTTGGTGTAGATGTTAGTTATCCGACTGGTCAGACCTGCTGTGGTCAGCCTATGGCCAATTCAGGTTATCAGCATCTTACATGCGATACCGATAAGAATTTTATTCGGCAATTTAAAGATTATGATGCTGTAGTGGCTCCTTCAGGAAGCTGTGTTTTGCACATAAAAGAGCATTTGAAAGGAGATGGAAAAGAAAATGAAAATATAGCAATACGTATTCGTGAGAATATTTATGAGTTGACAGAGTTTTTAACAGATATATTAAAAGTTGAAAATTTAGAAGCTTCTTTTCCGCATAAAGTAGGTTTTCACCAAAGTTGTCATGGACAAAGAGGTTTAAAACTTTCAAGTATGAGTGAACTAACGGCTCCTTATTTTTCAAAACCTGAACAATTGTTGAATCAGGTAAAAGGAATAGAGCTTATAGAACTAGATAAACAGGATGAGTGCTGTGGTTTCGGCGGAACATTTTGTGTAGCCGAAGAAGCGGTTTCATCCAAAATGGGTAAAGACAGAGTAGATGATCATATAAAACACGGAGCAGAATATATTGCAGCTTGTGATATGTCCTGTCTGATGCACCTGGAGGGAATTCTGAAAAGAGAGAAAAGCACTGTGAAAGTGATGCACATAGCAGAGATTTTGAATAATTAA
- a CDS encoding AraC family transcriptional regulator: MKPQFLKISSDTLHSFNARKDTMPDVNNKWHYHMVLELIYFRKGTGTQYVGNSIERFKEGDVALIGKNLPHYWLFDAKYFENPKRNKVEIFVIHFGEHFWGEEFLKLPENQTLKKTLALSSRGFQIKGETKDKLTQLIPEIVESDGTLKIIRLLEALHSISESAEYEFLTSANFKYHFDEDERHRIMDIYNYTLSNYTQKITLEDVSEIANLSPNSFCKFFKSRTGKTYTQFVNEIRIGDACQKLIENQMSVKEVCFASGFNNFTSFHECFKNITGKSPLKYQQLYRK; this comes from the coding sequence ATGAAGCCCCAGTTCCTAAAAATATCCTCAGACACACTCCATTCTTTCAATGCCAGAAAGGATACAATGCCCGATGTAAACAACAAATGGCATTACCATATGGTATTGGAACTCATCTATTTCCGAAAAGGGACCGGAACACAATATGTAGGCAATAGTATTGAACGTTTTAAGGAAGGAGATGTAGCCCTTATCGGTAAAAACCTTCCTCATTACTGGCTATTCGATGCAAAATACTTTGAAAATCCGAAAAGAAATAAGGTTGAAATATTTGTCATACATTTTGGAGAGCATTTCTGGGGGGAAGAATTTTTAAAACTTCCGGAAAACCAGACATTAAAAAAGACCCTGGCTCTAAGCTCCAGAGGATTTCAGATAAAAGGAGAAACTAAAGATAAACTTACTCAGTTGATTCCGGAGATTGTAGAAAGTGATGGGACCCTGAAAATTATACGTCTATTAGAGGCCTTACATAGCATTAGTGAATCTGCTGAATACGAGTTTTTAACTTCCGCCAATTTTAAATATCATTTTGATGAAGATGAAAGACACCGGATTATGGACATTTATAATTACACTTTATCAAACTATACCCAAAAAATAACATTGGAGGATGTATCTGAAATTGCCAACCTTAGTCCCAACTCATTTTGCAAATTTTTTAAATCCCGAACAGGAAAAACCTATACACAATTTGTTAATGAAATCCGAATTGGTGATGCTTGTCAGAAACTTATCGAAAATCAAATGTCTGTAAAGGAGGTTTGTTTTGCTAGTGGTTTCAATAATTTTACCAGCTTTCATGAATGTTTCAAAAACATTACAGGTAAAAGTCCTCTAAAATATCAACAGCTTTACAGAAAATAA
- the metF gene encoding methylenetetrahydrofolate reductase [NAD(P)H]: MKVTEHIAQSKGKTLLSYEIIPPQKGHGIGDLYKNIDPLMEFKPSFIDVTTSREEYIYLEKGNGLMERKISRMRPGTLGICASIQYKYNVDTVPHVLCGGFTKEETEYLLVDCLYLGIDNIMALRGDAMKGEKYFEPTKGGNRYASELVTQINDLGKGKFLHGEISGNDTNNSFCIGVAGYPEKHLEAPSMQYDLKMLKQKVELGADYVVTQMFLDNQKYFEFVKLAREAGIDVPIIPGIKPFAVKKHLQLLPQVFKIDIPEDLVNAVSQCKNNEAVKQVGIEWCVQQCKELLDFGVPALHFYTMGKSDNIQKIVSEFF; the protein is encoded by the coding sequence ATGAAAGTAACCGAACATATTGCTCAAAGTAAAGGAAAAACACTTCTCTCTTACGAAATTATTCCGCCTCAGAAAGGTCATGGAATTGGAGATTTGTACAAAAATATAGATCCGTTAATGGAGTTTAAACCCTCTTTTATAGATGTAACAACCTCCCGGGAAGAATATATTTACCTTGAAAAAGGCAATGGGCTTATGGAGCGTAAAATTTCCAGAATGAGACCTGGTACATTAGGAATTTGTGCTTCTATTCAGTATAAATATAATGTAGATACTGTTCCCCATGTATTATGTGGTGGCTTTACTAAAGAAGAAACAGAATACCTGCTGGTAGACTGTCTTTATCTGGGAATTGATAATATCATGGCGCTACGTGGTGATGCTATGAAAGGCGAAAAGTATTTTGAACCAACTAAAGGAGGAAACCGTTATGCTTCAGAGCTTGTTACCCAGATCAATGATTTGGGAAAAGGTAAATTCCTGCACGGTGAAATTTCCGGAAATGACACCAATAATAGTTTCTGCATTGGGGTAGCAGGTTATCCTGAAAAGCATCTGGAAGCCCCTTCTATGCAATATGATCTGAAAATGTTGAAACAGAAAGTAGAGTTGGGAGCAGATTATGTAGTAACTCAAATGTTTTTAGATAATCAGAAATACTTTGAATTTGTAAAACTAGCCCGTGAAGCCGGGATAGATGTTCCTATCATCCCGGGTATAAAACCTTTTGCTGTAAAAAAACACTTGCAGCTGCTTCCTCAGGTATTCAAAATAGATATTCCTGAAGATTTGGTAAATGCTGTGTCACAATGCAAGAATAATGAAGCTGTAAAACAAGTCGGGATTGAATGGTGTGTTCAGCAATGCAAAGAGTTATTAGATTTTGGTGTTCCTGCACTACATTTCTATACAATGGGTAAAAGTGATAATATCCAGAAAATTGTAAGCGAATTTTTCTAA
- the metH gene encoding methionine synthase, producing the protein MKYLKLSGLEPLVITPESNFINVGERTNVAGSKKFLRLIKEEKYAEALDIARHQVEGGAQVLDVNMDDGLLDGKYAMVKFLNLIASEPDIARIPIMVDSSKWEILEAGLQVVQGKPVVNSISLKEGEANFIEQAKKIKRYGAAVIVMAFDEVGQADNYERRIEIAKRSYDILVNQIDFPPEDIIFDLNIFPVATGMDEHRRNAIDFIEATRWVRTNLPYVSVSGGVSNVSFSFRGNDAVREAMHSVFLYHAIKAGMNMGIVNPTMLEVYDEIPKDLLELIEDVMLDRRDDATERLLDFSERVKSVRKEKTEDLAWREQPLQDRITHALVKGIDRFIEEDIEEARQQAKRPLDVIEGNLMTGMGVVGDLFGSGKMFLPQVVKSARVMKRAVAYLQPYIEAEKDTGRPAAGKVLMATVKGDVHDIGKNIVSVVLGCNNYEIIDLGVMVPAEKIIQTAIDEKVDIIGLSGLITPSLDEMVHVASELERKNLDFPLLIGGATTSKAHTAVKIDPSYSNAVVHVNDASRAVNVVSSLLNKEKSNVYTLDLKTEYEDFREKFLNRGEHKEYVTLDFARENKYKIDFKSEDIVKPAKLGITIIEDQPLEELLDYIDWSPFFRSWDLHGRYPDILKDEVVGVQATELFHDAQKILKKLIENKSLTAKAIFGLFPANAVEDDIFLQNEQGEDIGKFITLRQQAKKSEGKEYLALADFIAPRETGIQDYVGCFCVTAGFGADEAAAKYNEENDDYNSIMVKALADRFAEAYAEFLHYKIRKEYWGYASDENLNNEQMIKEEYKGTRPAPGYPACPDHLEKNMIWNVLKVEENIGVKLTESLAMWPAASVSGYYFAHPMSKYFGLGKIKEDQLRDYTERKGIDYDLAKKWLSPNLA; encoded by the coding sequence CTATCGGGGCTTGAGCCATTGGTGATTACACCAGAAAGTAACTTTATAAACGTAGGGGAAAGAACAAACGTTGCCGGATCTAAAAAATTTCTGAGATTAATCAAAGAAGAAAAATATGCTGAGGCTTTAGATATTGCCCGCCATCAGGTAGAGGGTGGGGCTCAGGTGCTAGACGTTAATATGGATGACGGTCTTCTGGATGGTAAATATGCTATGGTGAAGTTCCTGAATCTTATTGCTTCCGAACCGGATATTGCAAGGATTCCCATTATGGTGGATAGTTCTAAATGGGAAATTCTGGAAGCAGGTTTACAGGTTGTTCAGGGGAAGCCTGTGGTGAACTCAATCAGCTTGAAGGAAGGTGAAGCCAATTTCATAGAGCAGGCAAAGAAAATAAAACGTTACGGTGCAGCTGTTATTGTAATGGCATTTGATGAGGTAGGGCAAGCAGATAATTATGAACGCCGTATAGAGATAGCCAAAAGATCATACGATATTCTTGTTAATCAAATAGACTTTCCGCCTGAAGACATTATTTTCGACCTTAATATATTCCCGGTAGCTACCGGTATGGATGAACACAGACGAAATGCTATCGACTTTATTGAAGCTACCCGTTGGGTAAGAACCAATCTTCCTTACGTATCTGTAAGTGGAGGTGTTTCCAATGTGTCTTTTTCTTTCAGAGGAAATGATGCGGTGAGAGAAGCAATGCACTCTGTATTCCTTTATCATGCTATTAAAGCTGGAATGAATATGGGAATTGTAAACCCTACGATGCTGGAAGTTTATGATGAGATTCCAAAAGACCTGTTGGAACTGATAGAAGATGTGATGCTGGATCGCAGGGATGATGCAACTGAAAGGCTTCTGGATTTTTCCGAGAGAGTAAAATCCGTTAGAAAAGAAAAGACAGAAGACCTGGCCTGGAGAGAGCAGCCCCTTCAGGATCGTATTACTCACGCTTTGGTAAAAGGTATAGACCGATTTATTGAAGAAGATATTGAAGAAGCCCGTCAACAAGCTAAGCGCCCGTTGGACGTTATTGAGGGGAATCTGATGACCGGAATGGGAGTTGTAGGAGATTTGTTTGGCAGCGGAAAAATGTTCCTGCCGCAGGTTGTAAAATCTGCCCGTGTAATGAAGAGGGCTGTGGCATATTTACAACCCTATATTGAAGCCGAAAAAGATACAGGCCGTCCAGCTGCCGGAAAAGTACTGATGGCAACTGTAAAAGGCGATGTACATGATATCGGAAAAAATATTGTAAGTGTAGTATTAGGTTGTAACAACTACGAGATTATAGACCTTGGTGTCATGGTTCCGGCTGAAAAAATTATTCAGACAGCTATAGACGAAAAGGTAGATATTATTGGTCTTAGTGGTCTTATTACACCGAGTCTTGATGAAATGGTTCACGTAGCCAGTGAGTTGGAACGTAAGAATCTGGATTTTCCACTTCTTATTGGTGGTGCTACAACATCCAAAGCACATACTGCAGTGAAAATTGATCCATCATATTCTAATGCTGTAGTACATGTAAACGATGCTTCCCGTGCTGTAAATGTAGTTTCCAGTTTGCTGAACAAAGAAAAATCTAATGTTTATACACTGGATCTGAAAACTGAGTATGAAGATTTCAGAGAAAAATTCTTAAACAGAGGCGAGCACAAAGAGTATGTAACACTGGATTTCGCAAGAGAAAATAAATACAAAATAGACTTTAAATCAGAAGATATTGTAAAACCTGCTAAACTGGGTATTACCATTATCGAAGATCAGCCATTAGAAGAATTGTTAGATTATATAGACTGGTCACCGTTTTTCAGAAGCTGGGATCTTCACGGAAGATATCCGGATATTTTGAAAGATGAGGTTGTGGGAGTACAGGCAACAGAACTTTTTCACGATGCTCAGAAAATCCTGAAAAAGCTGATTGAAAATAAAAGCTTAACCGCTAAAGCTATTTTTGGATTATTCCCGGCTAATGCTGTGGAAGACGATATTTTTCTGCAAAATGAGCAAGGTGAAGATATTGGTAAGTTTATTACCTTACGCCAACAGGCTAAAAAATCCGAAGGAAAAGAGTATCTGGCTCTGGCAGATTTTATTGCGCCAAGAGAAACCGGAATTCAGGATTATGTAGGATGCTTCTGTGTAACCGCTGGTTTTGGAGCTGATGAGGCCGCTGCGAAATATAACGAAGAAAATGACGACTATAATTCCATTATGGTGAAAGCATTGGCAGATCGTTTTGCTGAAGCCTATGCTGAATTTTTACACTATAAAATACGTAAAGAATATTGGGGTTATGCTTCCGATGAAAATTTGAACAACGAACAAATGATCAAGGAAGAATATAAAGGAACGCGTCCTGCACCGGGATATCCTGCTTGTCCGGATCACCTGGAAAAAAATATGATCTGGAATGTTCTGAAAGTTGAAGAAAATATCGGTGTAAAACTAACAGAGAGTCTGGCAATGTGGCCGGCAGCCAGCGTTAGTGGTTATTATTTTGCCCATCCTATGAGTAAATATTTTGGACTGGGTAAAATAAAAGAAGACCAGCTTCGGGATTATACTGAACGTAAAGGCATCGATTATGATCTTGCTAAGAAATGGCTCAGTCCTAATCTCGCCTAG